In one Sander lucioperca isolate FBNREF2018 chromosome 7, SLUC_FBN_1.2, whole genome shotgun sequence genomic region, the following are encoded:
- the LOC116036254 gene encoding bromodomain-containing protein 1-like isoform X3, which translates to MKKKSRHHRPSVLKRDSSPIKPSPNRETLTYAQAQRIVELEVDGRVHRLSIYDKLDVITDDDPTAQEIMECNSNKENNEKPQQVLVRSVRLKNNQQKKNAALVASHAGGGGTPTATHGSTGGLLEPKVRTVEYNLPVVPRRPAAYFKYTERTEEELDDEVEYDMDEEDYAWLELLNDKRKSEGVSQVSYNLFEFLMDRFEKESHAATQGQSDLQSLVDEDAVCCICMDGDGADSNVILFCDSCNIAVHQECYGVPYVPEGQWLCRHCLQCPSRPADCVFCPNRGGALKKTDDERWGHVVCALWVPEVGFSDTVFIEPIDGVSNIPPARWKLTCYLCKEKGAGACIQCDKINCYTAFHVSCAQKAGLYMKMEPVKEVTPSGGATFSVKKTAYCCSHTPEGCDCRQLNIYEEPHPKNGACHKRAEKRGKSRAKGWHKKKSKRGEPEPEPEPETPNNSGPSITASSFDTILNQVAVQRKRVFVERVLSYWVQKRQSRNNVPLIRRLQANPHPPKVKPMDRAESNQALKEQLKEWHRLRHDLERARLLLELIRKREKLKREEMKLQQSALESQLTPFNILLRAVLSQLQEKDQYSIFAQPVNIKEVADYLDHIKNPMDFSTMRKRIDAHEYRSLEEFEADFDLIIFNCMKYNAKDTFFYKAAQRMQDHGGAILRRARREAERIGFDFPSGLHLPEAPKLETPPPFSWEDVDRLLSPAYRRLTPLEDQLKALLEKLDLSTAMKHSPSRSKRLKLLKKTIMEVRSEMSLKKSLRTPPPAPPEPSPPPAESAQKPLPELLAEPCTPPEEKPLPPPTLELLTSLSQLGSSPGASEPPPLKAAKPSTDHAPVELGGDTDTSTSAPAPNGHVPDPPLPNGNIHTEASGACNRRNNVLFRKSKSASPQKPPKTQEASAVSPLPLGTKTFLSVVIPRLETLLLPKKRTRSSSADDGDEEDEESPIKRLGTGIANGFVVEEEEDISPSPRLLEPRRRCASESSISSSGSVLCSTSTVIVSKSGKGRSPAARRSTVDDKSTLMACIDNGEFPKAAKISPDHGPQSAEDGVSAQRGGASPAAAGRSQSRRADAVQVRRETLPRPLLRQQAQLAMAS; encoded by the exons atgaagaagaagagtcGACATCACAGACCTTCGGTGCTGAAGAGGGACTCGTCTCCCATCAAGCCGTCGCCCAACCGGGAGACGCTGACGTACGCCCAGGCCCAGCGGATCGTGGAGCTGGAGGTGGACGGCCGCGTGCACCGGCTCAGCATCTACGACAAGCTGGACGTCATCACCGACGACGACCCCACGGCGCAGGAGATCATGGAGTGCAACAGCAACAAGGAGAACAACGAGAAGCCCCAGCAGGTCCTGGTGCGCTCGGTGCGCCTGAAAAACAACCAGCAGAAGAAGAACGCGGCGCTCGTGGCTTCGCACGCCGGCGGCGGCGGCACCCCCACCGCAACGCACGGCAGCACCGGCGGCCTGTTGGAGCCGAAGGTTAGAACGGTTGAATACAACCTGCCGGTGGTGCCGAGGCGGCCGGCGGCGTACTTCAAGTACACGGAGCGGACGGAGGAGGAGCTGGACGACGAGGTGGAGTACGACATGGACGAGGAGGACTACGCCTGGCTGGAGCTCCTCAACGACAAGAGGAAGAGCGAGGGCGTCAGCCAGGTGTCCTACAACCTGTTCGAGTTCCTCATGGACCGCTTCGAGAAGGAGTCGCACGCGGCCACGCAGGGCCAGAGCGACCTGCAGTCGCTGGTGGACGAGGACGCCGTCTGCTGCATCTGCATGGACGGCGACGGCGCCGACAGCAACGTCATCCTCTTCTGCGACTCCTGCAACATCGCCGTGCACCAGGAGTGCTACGGTGTGCCGTACGTCCCCGAGGGCCAGTGGCTGTGCCGCCACTGCCTGCAGTGTCCGTCGCGGCCCGCCGACTGCGTCTTCTGCCCCAACCGAGGCGGCGCCCTGAAGAAGACCGACGACGAGCGCTGGGGCCACGTGGTGTGCGCTCTGTGGGTGCCCGAGGTCGGCTTCTCCGACACGGTTTTTATCGAGCCCATCGACGGCGTCAGCAACATCCCGCCAGCGCGCTGGAAGCTCACCTGCTACCTGTGCAAGGAGAAGGGCGCCGGGGCGTGCATTCAGTGCGACAAGATCAACTGCTACACCGCCTTCCACGTCAGCTGTGCCCAGAAGGCCGGCCTCTACATGAAGATGGAGCCCGTCAAAGAGGTGACGCCGTCCGGCGGCGCCACCTTCTCCGTGAAGAAGACGGCCTACTGCTGCAGCCACACGCCCGAAGGCTGCGACTGCCGGCAGCTCAACATCTACGAGGAGCCCCATCCGAAAAACGGCGCCTGCCACAAGAGGGCCGAAAAGAGGGGGAAGTCCCGGGCCAAGGGCTGGCACAAGAAGAAGAGTAAGAGAGgggagcctgaaccagaaccggAACCTGAGACCCCCAACAACTCTGGGCCCAGCATCACTGCCTCAAG TTTCGACACCATCCTGAACCAGGTGGCAGTCCAGAGGAAGCGGGTGTTTGTGGAGCGGGTGCTGAGCTACTGGGTGCAGAAGAGGCAGTCGAGGAACAACGTGCCGCTGATCCGCCGGCTGCAGGCCAACCCTCATCCGCCCAAAGTCAAGCCAATG GACCGCGCCGAGTCGAACCAGGCGCTGAAGGAGCAGCTGAAAGAGTGGCACCGCCTCCGCCACGACCTGGAGCGAGCGCGCCTGCTGCTGGAGCTCatcaggaagagagagaagctgAAGAGAGAGGAG ATGAAGCTGCAGCAGTCGGCGCTGGAGAGTCAGCTGACCCCCTTCAACATCCTGCTGAGAGCCGTGCTCAGCCAGCTGCAGGAGAAGGACCAGTACAGTATCTTCGCCCAGCCCGTCAACATCAAGGAG GTTGCTGACTACCTGGACCACATCAAGAACCCGATGGACTTCTCCACCATGAGGAAACGCATCGACGCTCACGAATACCGGAGCCTGGAGGAGTTCGAGGCCGACTTCGACCTCATCATCTTCAACTGCATGAAGTACAACGCCAAGGACACGTTCTTCTACAAGGCAGCTCAGCGGATGCAGGACCACGGCGGCGCCATCCTGCGCCGGGCCCGCAGAGAGGCCGAGAGAATCGGCTTTGACTTCCCCAGTGGGCTGCATCTGCCCGAAGCCCCAAAACTGGAGACGCCACCCCCTTTCTCCTGGGAGGACG TGGACCGGCTGCTGAGCCCCGCCTACCGCCGGCTGACCCCTCTGGAGGATCAGCTGAAGGCGCTGCTGGAGAAGCTGGACCTGAGCACGGCCATGAAGCACAGCCCGTCCCGCAGCAAGAGGCTCAAACTGCTCAAAAAGACCATCATGGAGGTCCGCAGCGAGATGAGCCTGAAGAAGTCCCTCCGAACGCCGCCACCCGCCCCCCCGGAGCCAAGCCCGCCCCCCGCCGAGTCAGCGCAGAAACCACTACCCGAACTCCTGGCGGAGCCCTGCACGCCTCCGGAGGAGAAGCCTTTACCTCCGCCAACGTTAGAGCTGCTAACCTCACTGTCGCAGCTCGGCAGCTCGCCCGGTGCCTCAGAGCCGCCCCCTCTGAAGGCCGCCAAACCCAGCACGGACCACGCTCCCGTGGAGCTTGGCGGCGACACCGACACGTCTACCTCAGCGCCCGCGCCCAACGGGCACGTGCCAGACCCGCCGCTTCCCAACGGCAACATCCACACCGAGGCCTCCGGTGCCTGCAACCGACGGAACAACGTCCTCTTCCGCAAGTCCAAGAGCGCCAGCCCCCAGAAACCACCCAAGACCCAGGAGGCGTCCGCCGTGTCGCCGCTGCCCCTGGGCACCAAGACCTTCCTGTCGGTGGTGATCCCTCGACTGGAGACGCTCCTCCTGCCGAAGAAACGAACACGCAGCAGCAGCGCCGACGACGGCgacgaggaggacgaggagtCGCCGATAAAGCGCCTCGGTACAG GAATAGCAAACGGTTtcgtggtggaggaggaggaggacatctCGCCGTCTCCCCGCCTGTTGGAGCCTCGCCGCCGCTGTGCTTCCGAGTCCAGCATCTCTTCCAGCGGAAGCGTCCTCTGCAGCACGAG CACCGTCATCGTGTCTAAAAGCGGGAAAGGGCGGTCGCCGGCGGCTCGCCGGAGCACCGTGGACGACAAAAGCACGCTGATGGCCTGCATCGACAACGGAGAGTTCCCAAAAGCTGCAAAGATCTCTCCAG ATCATGGACCCCAGAGCGCGGAGGACGGGGTGTCAGCACAACGGGGCGGAGCTTCCCCAGCCGCCGCCGGACGTTCTCAAAGCCGGAGAGCGGATGCAGTTCAGGTCCGCAGAGAAACTCTTCCTCGTCCACTTCTTCGACAGCAAGCGCAGCTG gCAATGGCTTCCTAG